Proteins from a genomic interval of Marmoricola sp. OAE513:
- a CDS encoding DUF2510 domain-containing protein: protein MTQTPQGWYPVDGGQERYWDGAAWTDQVRPSAPPAPPVPSGAPAPAKKKRKIFLWFFLAIQVLFIIWIIAGASTGSGQPDDCGVLDAETCNDAADTGTAIGVVLIIVFWMVVDVILGVIYGVYRLAKRSD from the coding sequence ATGACTCAGACGCCTCAAGGTTGGTATCCCGTCGACGGTGGCCAGGAGCGCTACTGGGACGGAGCGGCCTGGACGGATCAAGTTCGTCCTAGTGCGCCGCCGGCGCCCCCTGTGCCGTCCGGAGCACCTGCACCCGCGAAGAAGAAGCGCAAGATTTTCCTTTGGTTCTTTCTCGCCATCCAGGTGCTCTTCATCATCTGGATCATTGCCGGTGCCTCGACCGGCTCCGGACAGCCGGACGACTGTGGCGTACTGGACGCCGAGACTTGCAACGATGCAGCAGACACGGGAACAGCCATCGGCGTTGTCCTGATCATCGTCTTTTGGATGGTTGTCGATGTGATCCTGGGCGTCATCTACGGGGTTTACCGACTTGCCAAGCGATCCGACTGA
- a CDS encoding DUF2834 domain-containing protein has protein sequence MVSLIVHAALAFGTVWLIVRANPAIFRRTATGPLLSGLELALYGIGIASVALGWYFNVTFVVDNTDGWFNNPIWGDGSWQQYIQLMFDNPASSSAGGDFTVANVLILPLVAVVWGRRQGINKPVLFFVVTLFASFTFGWAFFAAALERQRRLALESSTVPSDQHQPVAGTGAIH, from the coding sequence ATGGTCTCCCTCATCGTGCACGCCGCGCTCGCGTTCGGCACCGTCTGGCTGATCGTCCGCGCCAACCCCGCGATCTTCCGCCGCACGGCGACAGGGCCGCTGCTGTCGGGTCTGGAGCTCGCGCTCTACGGGATCGGGATCGCGTCGGTCGCGCTGGGCTGGTACTTCAACGTGACCTTCGTGGTCGACAACACCGACGGCTGGTTCAACAACCCCATCTGGGGCGACGGCAGCTGGCAGCAGTACATCCAGCTGATGTTCGACAACCCGGCGTCGAGCTCGGCCGGCGGCGACTTCACCGTGGCCAACGTGCTGATCCTGCCGCTCGTGGCGGTCGTCTGGGGGCGCCGCCAGGGCATCAACAAGCCCGTGCTGTTCTTCGTGGTGACGCTGTTCGCCAGCTTCACCTTCGGCTGGGCGTTCTTCGCTGCGGCGCTGGAGCGGCAGCGGCGGTTGGCCCTGGAGAGCTCGACAGTCCCGAGCGATCAGCACCAGCCGGTCGCCGGGACAGGTGCGATTCACTAG
- a CDS encoding NAD(P)/FAD-dependent oxidoreductase translates to MATSETYDAIIIGAGHNGLTSALLLQRAGLRTLCLESKRYAGGMASTVELFDGFQFEIAGSVQLPTSATVSKELGLDTLPQVDLEVMSVSLIDAPPATPGDPVVEPLIYYTDLEVAANTMMEVHGADALMGMAEMTGWSAAPTRALGRFEAGTLPKTVDEMYACASSDAERASITEMLFGSASDVLNRYLPEKQKHAALRGMLAFLAVNSTFRGPESPGSAAGLAFGMAVPDENTVLTKKLKGGIGVLTQHLVDQYADAGGELRLDASVSEIVVNDGKVEAIVLDGGERIGTTTVVSGVAPDLTLNTLITAGAVDPALSTRLANIDHRGSYVQMHFALDGVPEFIAPYEFLNDPKMQSAIGLFATPEFLQRQFEDSRRGIVPADPAVAFQIPSASDPDLAPSGKAAASAFALWFPIEDAAEDSATYARLKAEMGQAVIDRISKFAPNFESLILKHTTFTPKHMGTMFGAPGGDYCHGLIHPDLLGQYRPGPKGYLDQPHGIDGLYLGSAGCYGGPGITFIPGYNAAQAVLEDR, encoded by the coding sequence ATGGCGACCTCTGAGACCTACGACGCGATCATCATCGGAGCCGGGCACAACGGCCTGACCTCGGCACTGCTGCTGCAGCGGGCCGGACTGAGGACCCTGTGCCTGGAGTCCAAGCGGTACGCCGGCGGGATGGCCTCGACCGTCGAGCTCTTCGACGGCTTCCAGTTCGAGATCGCCGGCTCGGTCCAGCTGCCCACGTCCGCGACCGTGAGCAAGGAGCTCGGCCTCGACACGCTGCCGCAGGTCGACCTCGAGGTCATGTCGGTCTCCCTCATCGACGCGCCGCCTGCGACGCCCGGCGACCCCGTGGTCGAGCCGCTGATCTACTACACCGATCTCGAGGTCGCGGCGAACACCATGATGGAGGTCCACGGCGCGGACGCGCTGATGGGCATGGCGGAGATGACCGGCTGGAGCGCCGCTCCGACCCGGGCGCTCGGGCGCTTCGAGGCGGGCACGCTGCCGAAGACCGTCGACGAGATGTACGCCTGCGCGAGCAGCGACGCCGAGCGGGCCAGCATCACCGAGATGCTCTTCGGGTCGGCCAGCGACGTCCTCAACCGCTACCTGCCGGAGAAGCAGAAGCACGCCGCGCTGCGTGGCATGCTCGCGTTCCTGGCGGTGAACTCCACCTTCCGGGGACCCGAGAGCCCGGGCAGTGCGGCCGGGCTCGCCTTCGGGATGGCCGTGCCGGACGAGAACACCGTGCTGACGAAGAAGCTCAAGGGCGGCATCGGTGTGCTGACCCAGCACCTCGTCGACCAGTACGCCGACGCCGGAGGCGAGCTGCGCCTGGATGCGTCGGTCAGCGAGATCGTCGTCAACGACGGCAAGGTCGAGGCGATCGTCCTCGACGGCGGCGAGCGGATCGGCACCACCACGGTGGTCTCCGGGGTCGCCCCCGACCTGACCCTCAACACGCTGATCACCGCGGGGGCGGTCGACCCGGCGCTGAGCACCCGGCTGGCGAACATCGACCACCGCGGCTCCTACGTCCAGATGCACTTCGCGCTCGACGGCGTCCCGGAGTTCATCGCGCCGTACGAGTTCCTCAACGACCCGAAGATGCAGTCGGCGATCGGACTGTTCGCGACCCCCGAGTTCCTCCAGCGCCAGTTCGAGGACTCCCGGCGCGGGATCGTCCCTGCCGACCCGGCGGTCGCGTTCCAGATCCCGTCCGCCTCCGATCCCGACCTCGCCCCGTCGGGCAAGGCCGCCGCCTCGGCGTTCGCGCTCTGGTTCCCGATCGAGGACGCGGCAGAGGACTCCGCGACGTACGCGCGCCTGAAGGCCGAGATGGGTCAGGCGGTGATCGACCGGATCAGCAAGTTCGCCCCGAACTTCGAGAGCCTGATCCTCAAGCACACGACCTTCACGCCCAAGCACATGGGCACGATGTTCGGGGCTCCGGGCGGCGACTACTGCCACGGCCTGATCCACCCCGACCTGCTCGGTCAGTACCGTCCCGGGCCGAAGGGCTACCTCGACCAGCCGCACGGCATCGACGGGCTCTACCTGGGCAGTGCCGGGTGCTACGGCGGGCCGGGGATCACGTTCATCCCGGGCTACAACGCGGCGCAGGCGGTGCTGGAGGACCGCTAG
- the kynU gene encoding kynureninase, producing MTTGTITRADAERLDVSSPLAGTRERFRIPEGVIYLDGNSLGALPLGVADRMASVVEDEWGTGLIRSWNAAGWMELVGRISARIAPLVGVRGEDLHVGDSTSVSLFKSMVAAARLRPERSVIVVEPSTFPTDGYIAAGVADLLGLQLRWCDPADPLAAVDEDVALLSLTHVDFRTGAMFDMAGITAGAHARGALAQWDLCHSAGAVPVDLTGADADFAVGCSYKYLNGGPGAPAFTWVSPRLQDQARQPVTGWMGHAAPFAMQRDYAAADGMAGWASGTHPVLALSSLDAALGAFDGVSTDQLRAASLSLTDLFLALLDERVPGLDVVTPSDHARRGSQVSFRHPHAYALVQALIARGVIGDYRDDGDRDGIARFGFAPLYVTHTEVYDAVEHIAAVLAAEEHLDPAYATRNAVT from the coding sequence GTGACCACGGGCACGATCACCCGGGCCGACGCCGAGCGGCTCGACGTCTCCTCTCCCCTTGCCGGCACCCGGGAGCGCTTCCGGATCCCCGAGGGCGTCATCTACCTCGACGGCAACTCTCTCGGCGCGCTGCCCCTCGGCGTCGCCGACCGGATGGCGTCGGTGGTGGAGGACGAGTGGGGAACGGGTCTCATCCGCTCGTGGAACGCTGCTGGCTGGATGGAGCTGGTGGGACGGATCTCCGCCCGGATCGCTCCCCTAGTGGGCGTTCGTGGGGAGGACCTGCACGTCGGCGACTCCACCAGCGTCAGCCTGTTCAAGTCGATGGTGGCTGCTGCCCGGCTGCGCCCCGAGCGGTCGGTCATCGTCGTGGAACCCTCGACCTTCCCCACCGACGGCTACATCGCCGCCGGTGTGGCCGACCTGCTCGGCCTCCAGCTGCGCTGGTGCGACCCGGCTGATCCACTGGCCGCCGTCGACGAGGACGTCGCGCTGCTCAGCCTGACCCACGTCGACTTCCGCACCGGGGCGATGTTCGACATGGCCGGGATCACCGCGGGCGCACACGCCCGCGGGGCGCTGGCCCAGTGGGACCTGTGCCACTCCGCCGGCGCGGTGCCCGTCGACCTGACCGGCGCCGACGCGGACTTCGCCGTCGGCTGCTCCTACAAGTACCTCAACGGCGGCCCCGGGGCACCCGCGTTCACCTGGGTCTCCCCGCGACTGCAGGACCAGGCCCGCCAGCCCGTCACCGGCTGGATGGGTCACGCCGCACCGTTCGCGATGCAGCGCGACTACGCCGCCGCCGACGGGATGGCCGGCTGGGCCTCGGGCACGCACCCGGTGCTGGCGCTCTCCTCCCTGGACGCCGCGCTGGGCGCCTTCGACGGCGTCAGCACCGACCAGCTCCGGGCGGCGTCCCTGTCGCTCACCGACCTGTTCCTCGCCCTCCTCGACGAACGCGTTCCCGGCCTCGACGTGGTCACGCCGAGCGACCACGCCCGCCGCGGCAGTCAGGTCTCGTTCCGGCACCCGCACGCCTACGCCCTGGTGCAGGCGCTGATCGCGCGCGGCGTGATCGGCGACTACCGCGACGACGGGGACCGCGACGGCATCGCCCGCTTCGGCTTCGCCCCGCTCTACGTCACCCACACCGAGGTGTACGACGCGGTCGAGCACATCGCCGCGGTGTTGGCCGCCGAGGAGCACCTCGACCCGGCGTACGCGACGCGGAACGCCGTGACCTGA
- a CDS encoding cobalamin B12-binding domain-containing protein: MLRIVVAKPGLDGHDRGAKVVARALRDAGHEVIYTGLHQTPEQIVETAIQEDADLIGLSVLSGAHMTQFRRLVELLAERDSSDIVVFGGGIVPDEDLPALNEMGVAKIFTPGATTTEITDWVTEQFPED, from the coding sequence ATGTTGCGAATCGTTGTCGCCAAGCCGGGCCTGGACGGGCATGACCGCGGAGCCAAGGTCGTCGCCCGGGCTCTGCGCGACGCCGGCCACGAAGTGATCTACACGGGACTGCACCAGACGCCCGAGCAGATCGTGGAGACGGCGATCCAGGAGGACGCAGACCTGATCGGCCTCTCGGTGCTCTCCGGAGCGCACATGACCCAGTTCCGCCGGCTCGTCGAGCTGCTCGCCGAGCGGGACTCCAGTGACATCGTCGTCTTCGGCGGCGGGATCGTTCCCGACGAAGACCTCCCCGCGCTGAACGAGATGGGCGTCGCCAAGATCTTCACCCCCGGTGCCACCACCACGGAGATCACCGACTGGGTGACCGAGCAGTTCCCGGAGGACTGA
- the pcrA gene encoding DNA helicase PcrA produces MQFPIPGLPAAEPAEETPVKRRRPSRDELLEGLNEPQRQAVVHEGAPLLVVAGAGSGKTRVLTRRIAWLISERHAHPGSVLAITFTNKAAAEMRERVEDLVGNRAKIMWVSTFHSACVRILRKEITQFAAVGLDFKSSFTIYDAADSKRLMTLVCRDLDLDTKRFQPRAILNWISNAKNELQDFEEAAKDARNVQEETYAAAYKLYQERLRQANALDFDDLLMMTVVLFRTFPEVRESWRRRFRHVLVDEYQDTNHAQYALIHELCADVMEELTDTESSAERVPPAELMVVGDADQSIYAFRGANIRNIMDFEQDFPNAATVLLEQNYRSTQTILTAANAVIGHNEGRTPKRLWSDAGDGAKIIGYVGDDERDEARFVAEEIDRLTDEGSARPGDVAVFYRTNAQSRIYEEVFIRVGMAYKVVGGVRFYERKEVRDALAYLRTLANPADQVSLRRILNTPKRGIGDRAEAMVDAFATRERITFWEALQRASEAPGIASRSLNAINGFVEVIEQLQSMVAAGERVDVVLEATLTRSGYLKELEESEDPQDETRVENLAELVAVAREFADDPLLGPSADPLDVLDDEGEGVAPADLPAPGLDDFLERVALVADSDQIPDAPEGEDAPGVVTMMTLHTAKGLEFPVVFLTGLEDGIFPHMRSLNDKPELEEERRLAYVGVTRARERLYVSRAVVRSAWGAPSHNPASRFLDELPVDLVDWKRTEADQTRWVRQDFSSSESGYAGNGTLTGRGRQQMANRFSSTSAAADASKKAMAGREIPNLSPGDRVTHDTFGLGTVVSVEGAADKAVASIDFGADGVKRLLLRYAPVEKL; encoded by the coding sequence ATGCAGTTCCCGATCCCCGGCCTTCCTGCGGCCGAGCCCGCCGAGGAGACCCCCGTCAAGCGCCGCCGCCCGAGCCGGGACGAGCTGCTCGAGGGGTTGAACGAACCGCAGCGCCAAGCCGTCGTCCACGAGGGTGCCCCGCTGCTGGTCGTCGCCGGCGCCGGCTCCGGCAAGACCCGGGTGCTGACCCGACGGATCGCCTGGCTGATCTCCGAGCGCCACGCGCACCCGGGCTCGGTGCTGGCGATCACCTTCACCAACAAGGCTGCGGCCGAGATGCGCGAGCGCGTCGAGGACCTGGTCGGCAACCGCGCGAAGATCATGTGGGTCAGCACGTTCCACTCGGCCTGCGTGCGGATCCTGCGCAAGGAGATCACCCAGTTCGCCGCGGTCGGGCTGGACTTCAAGTCGAGCTTCACGATCTACGACGCTGCCGACTCCAAGCGCCTGATGACGCTGGTCTGCCGCGACCTCGACCTGGACACCAAGCGGTTCCAGCCGCGCGCGATCCTGAACTGGATCTCGAACGCGAAGAACGAGCTCCAGGACTTCGAGGAGGCGGCGAAGGATGCCCGCAACGTCCAGGAGGAGACCTACGCGGCGGCGTACAAGCTCTACCAGGAGCGGTTGCGGCAGGCGAACGCGCTCGACTTCGACGACCTGCTGATGATGACCGTCGTGCTGTTCCGGACCTTCCCGGAGGTGCGCGAGTCCTGGCGGCGCCGGTTCCGCCACGTCCTGGTGGACGAGTACCAGGACACCAACCACGCCCAGTACGCCCTGATCCACGAGCTCTGCGCCGACGTGATGGAGGAGCTCACCGACACGGAGTCCTCGGCGGAGCGGGTGCCGCCGGCGGAGCTGATGGTGGTCGGTGACGCGGACCAGTCGATCTACGCGTTCCGCGGCGCCAACATCCGCAACATCATGGACTTCGAGCAGGACTTCCCGAACGCCGCGACCGTGCTGCTCGAGCAGAACTACCGGTCAACCCAGACGATCCTCACCGCCGCCAACGCGGTGATCGGGCACAACGAGGGCCGTACGCCGAAGAGGCTGTGGAGCGATGCCGGCGACGGCGCCAAGATCATCGGGTACGTCGGCGACGACGAGCGCGACGAGGCCCGGTTCGTCGCCGAGGAGATCGACCGGCTGACCGACGAGGGCAGTGCCCGGCCCGGTGACGTCGCGGTCTTCTACCGGACCAACGCCCAGTCCCGGATCTACGAGGAGGTCTTCATCCGCGTCGGGATGGCCTACAAGGTCGTCGGCGGGGTCCGGTTCTACGAGCGCAAGGAGGTCCGCGACGCGCTGGCCTACCTGCGCACGCTCGCGAACCCCGCGGACCAGGTCTCGCTGCGCCGGATCCTCAACACCCCCAAGCGCGGCATCGGCGACCGGGCCGAGGCCATGGTCGACGCGTTCGCCACCCGCGAGCGGATCACCTTCTGGGAGGCGCTGCAGCGCGCGTCCGAGGCACCGGGCATCGCCAGCCGCTCGCTGAACGCGATCAACGGCTTCGTCGAGGTCATCGAGCAGCTCCAGTCGATGGTCGCCGCGGGGGAGCGCGTCGACGTGGTCCTGGAGGCCACGCTGACCCGCAGTGGTTACCTCAAGGAGCTCGAGGAGTCCGAGGACCCGCAGGACGAGACCCGGGTGGAGAACCTCGCCGAGCTCGTCGCGGTCGCCCGGGAGTTCGCCGACGACCCGCTGCTCGGGCCGAGCGCCGACCCGTTGGACGTGCTCGACGACGAGGGCGAAGGGGTCGCCCCGGCCGACCTGCCGGCGCCGGGCCTCGACGACTTCCTGGAGCGGGTCGCCCTGGTGGCCGATTCCGACCAGATCCCGGACGCGCCCGAGGGAGAGGACGCTCCGGGCGTGGTCACGATGATGACGCTGCACACCGCCAAGGGACTGGAGTTCCCGGTCGTCTTCCTCACCGGGCTGGAGGACGGGATCTTCCCGCACATGCGCTCGCTCAACGACAAGCCCGAGCTCGAGGAGGAGCGCCGCCTCGCGTACGTCGGCGTCACCCGGGCCCGCGAACGGCTCTACGTCTCCCGCGCGGTGGTGCGCTCGGCGTGGGGTGCCCCCTCGCACAACCCAGCCTCACGCTTCCTCGACGAGCTCCCGGTCGACCTCGTGGACTGGAAGCGCACCGAAGCCGACCAGACCCGTTGGGTCCGGCAGGACTTCTCCTCCTCGGAATCCGGGTACGCCGGCAACGGCACGCTGACCGGCCGCGGTCGCCAGCAGATGGCGAACCGGTTCTCCAGCACCTCGGCTGCCGCCGACGCCTCGAAGAAGGCGATGGCCGGTCGGGAGATCCCGAACCTGTCCCCGGGCGACCGGGTCACCCACGACACCTTCGGCCTCGGCACGGTCGTCAGCGTGGAGGGCGCGGCCGACAAGGCCGTCGCGAGCATCGACTTCGGCGCGGACGGCGTGAAGCGTCTGCTGCTGAGGTACGCGCCGGTCGAGAAGCTCTAG
- a CDS encoding TetR family transcriptional regulator gives MARNPQTVRSERTRAALRRAAMERFAAYGVEATSAEQIAEDAGVTLRTFYRHFPSKHDLLFADYDSGLQWFRKALVARPEGEPVLESIRTAIFAFPYDVQALTQVAAFRAEELDPERIVSHLRQVESDLADAIAEHLSRREDAEQRRLDIVVTSRCIAAAVFGAMEVWMTKPERSLNELADLSHAVLSALESGLDADGMFRHY, from the coding sequence ATGGCCCGGAACCCGCAGACCGTCCGCAGCGAGCGCACCCGCGCCGCACTGCGCCGGGCTGCGATGGAGCGGTTCGCGGCGTACGGGGTCGAGGCGACCTCGGCCGAGCAGATCGCCGAGGACGCCGGCGTCACCCTGCGGACCTTCTACCGGCACTTCCCCTCCAAGCACGACCTGCTCTTCGCCGACTACGACTCGGGACTGCAGTGGTTCCGCAAGGCGCTGGTCGCGCGGCCCGAGGGCGAGCCGGTGCTGGAGTCCATCCGGACGGCCATCTTCGCCTTCCCGTACGACGTCCAGGCGCTCACCCAGGTCGCAGCGTTCCGTGCCGAGGAGCTGGATCCGGAGCGGATCGTCAGCCACCTGCGTCAGGTCGAGTCCGACCTCGCCGACGCGATCGCCGAGCACCTGTCCCGCCGCGAGGACGCCGAGCAGCGCCGGCTCGACATCGTGGTCACGTCGCGGTGCATCGCGGCTGCGGTCTTCGGCGCGATGGAGGTCTGGATGACCAAGCCCGAACGCTCGCTGAACGAGCTGGCAGACCTGAGTCATGCGGTGCTCAGTGCGCTGGAGAGCGGGCTCGACGCGGACGGCATGTTTCGTCACTATTGA
- a CDS encoding M23 family metallopeptidase: MGNHRADHRAGSVGAEGATTPVRGTRAAGRRKATRAQKAVNPFRKIPAIPTVVGVVAIAAAVSGTVVMGPGQAGDLQLSSGKTETFSGTDAFNFAGNDPRSQAISRDTERKALEDTLDQELSATVEAKAQQRDANLAALAASAEKRADQIAKNLWVLPTRGYHLTARFGQSSGLWSHYHTGLDFAAPSGTPIYAVANGVITSTGYEGSYGNQTIQTLPDGTEIWYCHQSEIGVNVGDKVVQGTQIGRVGSTGNVTGPHVHIEVRPGGGDPVDPYPAFLFHGVTP, translated from the coding sequence ATGGGCAACCACCGGGCAGATCATCGCGCCGGCTCCGTTGGAGCCGAGGGCGCGACGACCCCGGTCCGCGGCACCCGTGCGGCGGGCCGCCGCAAGGCCACCCGCGCCCAGAAGGCCGTCAACCCGTTCCGGAAGATCCCGGCCATCCCGACGGTCGTCGGCGTCGTCGCGATCGCAGCCGCCGTCAGCGGCACCGTGGTGATGGGTCCGGGTCAGGCCGGCGACCTGCAGCTCTCCTCGGGCAAGACCGAGACGTTCAGCGGTACCGACGCCTTCAACTTCGCGGGCAACGACCCGCGGTCCCAGGCCATCAGCCGCGACACCGAGCGCAAGGCTCTCGAGGACACCCTCGACCAGGAGCTCTCCGCCACCGTCGAGGCCAAGGCTCAGCAGCGTGATGCGAACCTCGCCGCACTGGCCGCCTCCGCGGAGAAGCGTGCCGACCAGATCGCGAAGAACCTCTGGGTCCTGCCGACGCGCGGCTACCACCTCACCGCCCGCTTCGGTCAGTCCAGCGGCCTGTGGTCGCACTACCACACGGGTCTGGACTTCGCGGCTCCCAGCGGGACGCCGATCTACGCCGTCGCGAACGGCGTGATCACCTCGACCGGGTACGAGGGTTCCTACGGCAACCAGACCATCCAGACGCTGCCGGACGGCACCGAGATCTGGTACTGCCACCAGTCCGAGATCGGCGTGAACGTCGGCGACAAGGTCGTCCAGGGCACCCAGATCGGACGGGTCGGTTCGACCGGCAACGTCACCGGCCCGCACGTGCACATCGAGGTCCGCCCCGGAGGCGGAGACCCGGTCGACCCGTACCCGGCGTTCCTGTTCCACGGAGTGACGCCCTAA
- the sucD gene encoding succinate--CoA ligase subunit alpha — MAIYLNSDSKIIVQGMTGGMGAKHTTLMVESGADIVGGVNARKAGTTVELGGKELPVFASVAEAMAATGANVSVAFVPPAFTKDAAIEAIDAEIPLLVVITEGVPVQDSAEVWAYLDGKKTRMIGPNCPGIISPGQSLAGITPHTIAGAGPIGLVSKSGTLTYQMMHELRDFGFTTAIGIGGDPIIGTTHIDALEAFENDPDTKAIVMIGEIGGDAEERAAAYIKEHVTKPVVGYVAGFTAPEGKTMGHAGAIVSGSAGTAQAKKEALEAAGVKVGKTPSETAELMREIMNNL; from the coding sequence ATGGCGATCTACCTCAACTCTGACAGCAAGATCATCGTCCAGGGCATGACCGGCGGGATGGGTGCGAAGCACACCACCCTGATGGTCGAGTCCGGCGCGGACATCGTGGGCGGCGTCAACGCCCGCAAGGCCGGCACCACCGTCGAGCTCGGCGGCAAGGAGCTCCCGGTCTTCGCGAGCGTCGCCGAGGCGATGGCCGCCACCGGTGCGAACGTGTCCGTCGCGTTCGTCCCGCCGGCCTTCACCAAGGACGCCGCGATCGAAGCCATCGACGCCGAGATCCCGCTCCTGGTGGTCATCACCGAGGGTGTCCCGGTGCAGGACAGCGCCGAGGTCTGGGCGTACCTGGACGGCAAGAAGACCCGGATGATCGGGCCCAACTGCCCGGGCATCATCAGCCCCGGACAGTCGCTGGCCGGCATCACCCCGCACACCATCGCGGGCGCCGGTCCGATCGGTCTGGTCTCCAAGTCGGGCACGCTGACCTACCAGATGATGCACGAGCTGCGTGACTTCGGCTTCACCACGGCGATCGGCATCGGCGGTGACCCGATCATCGGCACCACCCACATCGACGCGCTCGAGGCCTTCGAGAACGACCCCGACACGAAGGCGATCGTGATGATCGGCGAGATCGGCGGCGACGCCGAGGAGCGTGCGGCGGCGTACATCAAGGAGCACGTGACCAAGCCGGTCGTCGGTTACGTCGCCGGCTTCACCGCCCCCGAGGGCAAGACCATGGGCCACGCCGGCGCCATCGTCTCCGGCTCGGCGGGCACCGCGCAGGCGAAGAAGGAGGCCCTCGAGGCCGCCGGCGTCAAGGTCGGCAAGACGCCGTCCGAGACCGCTGAGCTCATGCGGGAGATCATGAACAACCTCTGA
- the sucC gene encoding ADP-forming succinate--CoA ligase subunit beta has protein sequence MDLMEYQAKELFAKHGVKTTLGIVVETADAAKAAAEQLGGVTVIKAQVKAGGRGKAGGVKLAKTADEAFEHASNILGMDIKGLTVNRVLVTPATPPVEEYYFSFLLDRSNRSYLCIASVEGGVEIEEVAKTNPEAVRQIPINAIEGVTPEKAAFIVDDAKFPAELRDQAIEMVQKLWTVFVEEDATLVEVNPLARLEGDVLEALDGKVSLDENASEVRHEEHAEFEIRDEADPLEAKAKDLGLNYVKLDGEIGIIGNGAGLVMSTLDVVAYAGENHGGVKPANFLDIGGGANAQVMANGLDVILNDPQVKSVFVNVFGGITACDEVANGIKGALEILGDAATKPLVVRLDGNNVDKGREILNELNHPLVTVVATMDGAADKAAELANA, from the coding sequence GTGGATCTGATGGAGTACCAGGCGAAGGAGCTCTTCGCCAAGCACGGCGTGAAGACGACTCTCGGCATCGTTGTCGAGACCGCCGATGCCGCGAAGGCTGCCGCTGAGCAGCTCGGCGGCGTCACCGTCATCAAGGCACAGGTCAAGGCCGGCGGCCGCGGCAAGGCGGGCGGCGTCAAGCTCGCCAAGACCGCCGACGAGGCCTTCGAGCACGCGTCGAACATCCTCGGCATGGACATCAAGGGACTGACGGTCAACCGTGTCCTGGTCACGCCCGCCACCCCGCCGGTCGAGGAGTACTACTTCTCGTTCCTGCTGGACCGCTCCAACCGCTCCTACCTCTGCATCGCCAGCGTCGAGGGTGGTGTCGAGATCGAGGAGGTCGCGAAGACCAACCCCGAGGCCGTGCGCCAGATCCCGATCAACGCGATCGAGGGCGTGACCCCGGAGAAGGCGGCGTTCATCGTCGACGACGCGAAGTTCCCGGCCGAGCTGCGTGACCAGGCCATCGAGATGGTCCAGAAGCTGTGGACGGTCTTCGTCGAGGAGGACGCCACCCTGGTGGAGGTCAACCCGCTGGCCCGCCTGGAGGGCGACGTCCTGGAGGCCCTCGACGGCAAGGTCTCGCTCGACGAGAACGCCTCCGAGGTGCGCCACGAGGAGCACGCCGAGTTCGAGATCCGCGACGAGGCCGACCCGCTCGAGGCGAAGGCCAAGGACCTGGGTTTGAACTACGTGAAGCTCGACGGCGAGATCGGCATCATCGGCAACGGTGCCGGCCTGGTCATGTCGACGCTCGACGTCGTCGCGTACGCCGGTGAGAACCACGGCGGCGTGAAGCCGGCCAACTTCCTCGACATCGGTGGTGGCGCCAACGCCCAGGTGATGGCCAACGGCCTCGACGTCATCCTCAACGACCCGCAGGTCAAGTCGGTCTTCGTGAACGTCTTCGGTGGCATCACCGCGTGCGACGAGGTCGCCAACGGCATCAAGGGCGCGCTGGAGATCCTCGGCGACGCGGCGACCAAGCCGCTGGTCGTCCGCCTGGACGGCAACAACGTCGACAAGGGTCGCGAGATCCTCAACGAGCTGAACCACCCGCTGGTGACCGTGGTCGCGACCATGGACGGCGCGGCCGACAAGGCCGCCGAGCTGGCGAACGCCTGA